The following nucleotide sequence is from Thermodesulfobacteriota bacterium.
GATCTGGTCCATGCCTATGGCGGGCCGGAGGAATTCAACAGCCGCTGCGGAACTCCCTACAACGACGACTTTGTCCTGTACAAGCCCTCCGGATGCAACGCCTGCAACAACACCGGCTACAGAGGCCGGATGGGGCTTCATGAGCTGCTGGTGGGTTCGGATACCATGAAACGGGCGATAATCGATCTAAAGCCGGTTGAAGAGTTAAGAAAGCTGTCCATGCAAGAAGGGATGAAAACCCTGCTTCAGGACGGTATTGAGAAGGTCATTGCCGGCCATACGGATTTGCTGATGGTCCGGAAAGTTTGCATCGCCTGATCCGGATGAGACGGTTTATCGGCGCGTTGGCCATTTGATTGACCTGTCAAATCCCGCGTGGTTTTGCTTTTCGCAAACCATCCGTTTTTCGCCGCCGCGAATCCCCCTTCTATATCACCGCTTGACATCAACGCTGTCATGGCTTACATGTGTGTATATTTTTTTTCCTTACGGCATTAGGGACGCTGGTGTTTTATGGATAAAACCAAACTGATAGTTTATGCCGTGGTGTGTTCGCTTCTAACGGGCATTGCCGTTTACGGGTTAATGATGGTTGTTCCCGGTAAGCCGACTTTGCCGGCAAGCAGGCCGGCGAGGGAAAAGAACAGGCACGGTAAAATCGACGTATACCTTTATTTCGGTCTTTCCGCGGACACGCTGCTGGTGGCGGAAAAACAAGTGATTAACGGTGCTGCGGACCCGGCGACGTTCTCAAAAAACATTATTGACGCCCTTATTGCCGGTCCGGTCGATAAAAATCTGGTGCGAACAATGCCGGAAGGGACGGTCTGCCGGGCGATATACCTGACCGAGGACAGCACAGCCTATGTGGACTTCTCCGCTTCTATCCGGGACAAGCTTCCCGGGGGGTCGGAATCGGAACTGCTGGCGATTTATTCAATCGTGAATTCACTGATATTAAATGTGGATCAGGTCAAGAAGGTAAAAATTCTTATAGAAGGCAACGAAGTCAATACGATGGCCGGCCACATCGACCTGCGCCAGCCCTTCAGCGCCAATATGCGGATGATCAAATGACGCAACCGACAAAAATAGAAAACCTGCGAAACATCGGAATCATCGCGCACATCGATGCCGGGAAGACCACGGTCACCGAACGTATTCTGTATTACACCGGTCGTTCCCATAAAATGGGAGAGGTTCACGATGGTGAAGCCGTCATGGACTGGATGCCTGACGAACAGCAGCGGGGCATTACCATTACCTCGGCCGTCACGACCTGCCGCTGGAAGCATTCGGAAATCCAACTGATCGACACCCCCGGCCACGTGGATTTCACCATCGAAGTGGAGCGATCCCTGCGTGTCCTGGACGGAGCCGTAGGCGTTTTCTGCGCCGTCGGCGGCGTGGAACCGCAGTCGGAAAAGGTCTGGCGTCAGGCGGACAAATATCATGTGCCCAAAATCGCTTTTATCAACAAAATGGATCGGGCCGGCGCCAATTTTTTCGGTACCGTCGACATGATGAAGGAAAAGCTGCATGCCACCCCTCTTGTCATTCAACTTCCCATGGGCAAAGAAGACGCCTTTTCGGGAATCATCGATCTGGTGGAAATGAAGGCCGTCGCCTGGGATGATGACAGCCTGGGCGCGAAATTTGAAGCCGTTGATATTCCCGGTGAGGTTCTGCCGACCGCCGAAACCTGGCGGGAGAAAATGATCGAAGCGCTGGCGGATGTGGATGAAACGATCATGAATGCCTATGTGGCCGGAGAACCGGTGGAAAAGGCGAGGATTCTGGCTGCCATCCGCAGGGCCGCCATTACGCTGGAACTGGTTCCGGTCTTATGCGGAAGCGCCTTGAAAAATAAGGGAATACAGCCATTGCTGGACGCCATTTCCCAGTTTCTGCCCAGTCCCACCGATGTGCCGGCGATTGAAGGGATCAATCCGCAGACCGGTGAAAAAGTCCGTTGTGAACCCAAGGCATCGGCCTCACTGGCAGCGTTGATTTTCAAGGTGTCCATGATGGAGGGGAGACGGCTTTCCTATGTCCGGATTTACAGCGGACGGATAAAAACCGGTGATGAGGTTTATAATCCTCTCCGGGGGAAAAAAGAAAAAATTTCCCGCATTCTACAGATGCACGCCAACAAGCGGGAGCGGGTGGAAGATGCCGGTCCCGGAGGAATCGTCGCGGTTATGGGACTGAAGGAATCCTCCACCGGCGAGACGCTTTGCCGGGCTGACAGGCCCGTGCTTCTGGAAAAGATGGAGTTTGACGAGCCGGTCATGTCCATCGCCGTTGAGCCGAAGACGCATGCCGATCAGGAAAAACTGGATGAAGTGCTTGAAAAATTCGCGGCCGAAGACCCTACCTTAAAGGTCGCCACCGATCAGGATACGGGGCAGAGAATTCTGTCCGGCATGGGAGAACTTCACCTGGATATCATCATCAGCCGAATGCGCCGGGAGTTCAACACCATGGTGAACGTCGGTAAGCCCCAGGTGGTTTACCGTGAAACCATCGCCAGGGAATCGACGGCAACGTCCGTATTTGATCGGGATATAGCCGGCCAGCACCATTTTGCCGAAGTAACCTTGAAACTGATCCCCGCGTCGAGGCGGGAGGGAAATCGTTTTCTGGTAAATCTCGCGCCCGGCGCGCTGTCGCCGGAGTTCATCCCGGCGATCGAGCAGGGGGTCATGGAATCGTTCGCCAGCGGGCCCTTCATGGGGTATCCGGTACTTGATGTAACGGCCGTGCTGACCGGCGGCGCCGTGCGGGAAGGCGTGAGTACGCCCCTGGCATTTACGGTGGCCGGTTCGATGGCCTGCAAGGACGCCCTTTTTAAAGGGTCCCCTTTCCTTCTGGGCCCTGTTATGGCCGTTGATGTCTATGTGCCGGATGGATTCCTGGGCGATGTTATCGGGGATATCAACTCCCGGGGCGGCAAGATTGAAGCCATTGTCGCCAAAGCGGAATACCAGGAACTGAAAGTCATCGCTCCGCTTGCCCGGATGTTCGGTTATTCCACGTCGCTGCGATCCGCCACCCAGGGAAGGGGAACGTTTTCCATGCGATTTTCCCATTTTGACAAAGGAGAGTAACCGGTAAAAGGGGGGGTGGCTGTGTTCCTCATTTAAGGGGGAAGGAGGGGGAAGGGGAGAGGAACACAGCCGGGAGGAACTTTAATTGTTGCTTATTTTGTTAGGGCAACCGGTACCGGGGGCGACTTTGCGGGAATCCCGCATACAGCCCGGCTTGTCGTTTTTCGGGCAGCGCCGGAACATGTTTCCGGTACCCGCATCCGGTGCGATTTTTCTGGCTTCCAGTTGATAATCGACCTGTTTTTCCATGAGTGTGGCACTTAACGCCGATATTTCTTTCAGCACGGACTGAATACTTTTTCTGTCCGGGTCCGATGTCCTCATCAGAACGGCAAGGTTTTTGTAAGCCGTGTTCAGTGCGATCCGGGTTTCCGCTGTGTCGTCGATAAATTTCTGATTAAGAGCAGCCAGCTGGTCCTTTTGGTCGCTGGTCAGGTCATCACGTGCATCCCAGCGAGCGGGATTTTCGCCGCAGGGACAACCGCTGCCGATTCCACAGGCAAATGCCTGGGGACAGGGGCAATCGGCCCCCATTCCCCAGGCAAAGGCCGAGGAACTGGCTGTGACAATGAGGAGAAGCGTTATCAGAGAGATTTTATTGATACGGGATAATTGCATCAGTCAGCTCCTAAACAAGGTGGTTAGAGGGTTGTTGGTTTATCATCAGTTGCTATTTGTAAATGCAACCGGCGTGCCATGCCTAAAAATTTTTATAACATTTTGTTTTATTGAAGTTTTATATTGTTTATCAAAAACGATTCCATTATGGTGTACCATTGAATGGATATTTTTTATACACAAGCACTGCCCAGATGGATATAAAATATCCATAAATATTGTCTCTATCCTTTAAAATGAGTGGCTCCCAAGACTTATTTCCTTATTTATACGAGAACAGCGGTTGTTTGAGAAACGCAACAAGGACGTGGCAAGGCATGATTTTATTTTTCAGGACGTAAATCCTTTAAAGCCTGTATATTAATGATAAGGCATCATTTTTGCAAAAGAGGGTTACCTTAGTTGTTATTAAAAGAAATAAAAAAAGCCATGCCGGCGTTTATGCAAAGAAAACTCACCCTTGCCCAGGCCTTGCTGGGAATATCGCCTTTTTTAATTCTTGGGATCTTTCTGGTCCTGGTTCCGATTTTCATCTTTATCACGATAGATAATATCAAATCCCTTAACCAGCGGGTTACCGAACATTTTACCGGCAGGGGAGAGGCGCTGATTCGCTCGTTTGAGGCCGGAGCCAGAACCGGCATCATGATCATGAGCTGGGAGGCGGAAAAAATTCAGCAATTGCTTACTGAGACAACGCTCCAATCCGATATTGAGTACATAATGGTTACCGACCGCCAGGGGAAAATCCTTGCTCACAGTGATCCTGCCCGGGTTGGCGAGGTCTACGGGCAGATGCCGGAATTACCCGGCAAGGAAAATCCGTCCCAGGTGAAATACCATGAGATCATGGATGATGACAGTAAACGTATTTTTGAAGTGTATAAGCGGTTCACACCTGTCCGGCCGAGACTTTCCAGGGAAAATCTGAGGAAAATGGTGGACCGGCTGCCGCCCCTGGAGCCCAAATCCCTGCCGGACAGCTGGTGCAGCCTGCATTTCTGCATCTGCCGCAGTCCGGGATGCCCCGATGTGGAGCAGTTCATTTTTGCCGGATTCGGCATGGAGCGGGTGGATGCCGCCAGAAAAGATCATGTCCGGCGGTCAATCCTGCTCGGCGGGGGGCTGTTTTTGATCGGATGCGCCGGGATGGTCAGCCTCCTGGCCTTTCAGGCCTATCGTTCGGCGCAACTGTCTCTGGTCAGGATGAAAGCCTTTTCCGACGAGGTGGTCACCAACATGCCTGCCGGGCTGGTGACGATTAACGCCGCCGGGACGGTTACCTCCTGCAATCGGCGGGCCGCGGAAATGTTTTCCGCCGTCCCCGATAACGTTGTCGGCCAGAACGTGGAGTCCATGTTTCCAGCCGTCCGGGATCTGGCGGCACGAGTGGTCGCCTCCCGGGAAAATATTTCCGCCGAAGTGGAGAGCCCGGGACCGGAAGGGTTGAAGCGGGTGTTTGATGTCGGCGCTTCACCAGTGAAAGACGACAGCGGCGTGATTACAGGTTATCTGATGCTGTTCAAGGACCTGACTGAGGTCAGGCGATTGGAAAAAGAGATCGAACGCAGCCGGCGCCTGGCGGCCATCGGCAAATTGGCGGCCGGCGTGGCACATGAGATCAGAAATCCGTTGAGTTCCATCAAGGGGTTTGCCACCTATTTCAAGGAAAAATTCAACGGCAAAGAGGAGGTGACCAAAACGGCCGACATCATGATTTACGAGGTGGAGCGGCTCAACCGGGCGGTCACCCAGCTGCTGGAATTCGCCCGCCCGATCGCCGTCGATCTGGCCGACGTTTCTCCGGAGAGCCTGATATCTCACTCGTTGCGCCTGGTTGAACAGGATCTGAAGAACAAGCGGATTGAATGCCGGACGTTGATTCAGACCGGCAGGAAAACCATTCGGACCGATCAGGACAGAATGAACCAGGTTCTGCTGAACCTGTACTTAAACGCCATCGAAGCCATGGAAGCCGGCGGCCTGCTGACCGTTACGGTGGCCGACACGGAGGATGAAAATTTCGTGGCCATTGACGTGACGGACAACGGCCGGGGAATACCGGATACGGATATGGAACAGATATTCGATCCCTATTTTACGACCCGGAACACCGGGACCGGGCTGGGGCTGGCCATTGTCTACAAACTGATTGAAACGCTCGGCGGAACCATATCGGTCTCAAGCCGCCTGGGCCAGGGAACAACGATTCACCTGCGCGTCCCCTGTTGAGGAAATGATGAAAACACGAAATACCATTCTTATTGTCGATGACGACGCCGGGCACCGCTCCATGCTGCGTACCCTGATGAGCGGCTGGGGATATGATCTGGCGGAGGCGGATGACGGATCGCGGGCGGTGGACATGGTCCGGGAAAGAAGTTTTGACGTGGTGCTGATGGATCTGAAAATGGTCAACATGTCCGGGGCGGAGGCCCTGGAAAAAATAAAACAGCACAACCCGTCCATTCCCGTCGTCATCATGACGGCTTATTCCTCCGTGGAAACCGCCGTGGAGACACTTAAAAAAGGGGCCTATGACTACCTGACCAAACCGCTGGATTTTGAAAAACTGAAGCGGACCGTGGCCCGTATCATCGAAAGCCTGTATCTCAAGGAAGAAAACAGGGACCTGAAGGAAAAACTGGGCCGCCGTTTTTCCCGTGAAAATATCGTCGGCAACAGTCCGGCCATGGTGCGGTTGCTGGAAACCGTCGAGCAGGCGGCGCCATCGGACGCCAACATTCTCCTGGCCGGTGAGTCCGGAACCGGCAAGGAACTGATTGCCGGTGCCATTCATTACAACAGTCCCCGGAAGGAGTTTCCTTTCGTCAAAATCAATTGCGCCGCGATTACCGAAACGCTTCTGGAGTCCGAACTGTTCGGACATGAAAAGGGCGCTTTTACCGGTGCCGACAGGAAGAAAAAAGGCCAGTTTGTTCAGGCCCACAACGGCAGCATTCTCCTGGACGAGATCAGTGAGATGCCGATGACCATGCAGGCAAAACTGCTGCGGGTCCTTCAGGAACGGGAAGTGACGCCGGTGGGCAGTGAACAGACCATCGCCGTGGATGTCCGCATTATCGCTTCAACCAACAAGGATCTGGCCGAGATGGTCAGCAGGAATACCTTCCGGCAGGACCTCTTTTTCCGCCTGAACGTGGTCAAACTGGACATACCGCCGCTACGGGAACGAAAGGAGGATATTCCGGAACTGGCCCATCATTTTTTACAGGTGTTTGCCGCAAAAAACAAAAAAACGATTCATGGCTTTACACCCGATACCATGGATGCCCTGTTGAAATACGCCTGGCCCGGCAACGTCAGGGAACTGATGAACACCATTGAGCGGGCGGCGGTGCTGTCACGGACGGACTATCTGTCTCTCCAGGATTTTCCCCTGATCGCTTCCCGCGTGGAGCCGGACGATCATGCCGGCGATTTTCTGGAAACGATACCGCCGCTGCCCCTGTCTGAAGTGGAAAAAAAGGCTATCTTGGGTACCCTGGCCGCCACCGAAGGCAACCGGAGTGAAGCCGCCCGGCGCCTGGGCATTACCCGCAAGACCCTGCTGAAAAAGCTGAAAGAATACGGCGTCGCTTGAAAAAGCCATTCGAATCCGGCGAAAATACACCGTCTGAACCCGCGTTTGAAGGGTTGATGGCAGTGCCCTCCCCCGGTATCAAGCCCAGCGGCAATTTTCAGGGCCGCCTGCAAATTTTTCTTGCATTTTCAAAGCGGTTATCATAGAGATAATATCAGCTTTGTTATAGATTGACGGGCTGGTTTCGTTCTGCAGGTAGCATCCCTTTGTCGCAAAGTGGGACCCTAAAGTTCTGGAACCAAAAACATTAATGAAAGGAGGGTGTCACTGATGCACAAGGGTGTTGTGAAGTGGTTTAATGACAGTAAAGGCTTTGGCTTCATCGAGCAGGAAGACGGACCGGATGTGTTCGTTCATCACAGCTCGATCAATTCAAGCGGCTTCCGGTCTCTCAACGAAGGCGACCATGTTACGTTCGACATCGAGCAGGGCGCAAAAGGTCCTGCCGCCGTGAATGTAACCGTCGTGTAAGCCGAATACCGAACCAACTGAAAAAATCAAGGCGCCTTTTGCAAAAAAAGGCGCCTTTTTTATGGTCCCTGAACCGCCGTTCATCATATCCTCTCCTTCCATCCCCGAAAAAACTTTCCGGCCGGGCTTGACATTTGTGCCAATAGGCCTATTTTTTTATTATTTTAGCATATTGAGGATATCGAAAAATAATTATTTAATTCAACATCATAAGGAGGGGAGTTTCAGAAATGAAAATAAGACCTTTAAACGACAGAATCCTGGTAATCCGCACGGAGGAAGAAACCAAAACAAAGGGAGGGATTATCATTCCCGATACCGCCAAGGAGAAGCCCTTTCAAGGCAAGGTCGTTGCCGTCGGCCCCGGCAGAGTGGACGACAGCGGGAAACGGATGCCGCTGGACGTAAAGGAGGGGGATAAAATTTTATTCTCAAAATACGCGGGAACCGAAATCAAGATTAATGGGGTGGAACATCTGTTTATGAAAGAAGACGACATTCTCGGAATCGTCGAATAAAATTAAGGAGGCTTCAGTCATGAGCGCAAAAATGATCTGTTACGGCGCTGCCGCCCGGCAGCATATGCTAAATGGTGTCAATCAGCTCGCCAATGCCGTCAAGGTGACCCTGGGCCCGAAAGGCAACAATGTCGTGCTGGAAAAATCCTTCGGCTCTCCGGTGGTGACCAAGGACGGCGTGACCGTTGCCAAGGAAATCGATATTGAGGGCAAATTTGAAAATATGGGCGCCCAGATGGTCCGTGAAGTCGCCAGCAAGACCAGTGACGTGGCCGGGGACGGAACCACGACCGCGACGGTGCTGGCGCAATCCATTTATATTGAAGGCCAGAAACTGGTAACCGCCGGTATTAACCCCATGCCCATCAAACGCGGCATCGACAAGGGAGTCGCCGCGGTTATCGACCACCTCAAGTCCATCTCCAAGCCGATTTCAAACAAAAAGGAAATCGCCCAGGTGGGCAGCATTTCGGCCAATAACGACGATTCCGTCGGTGAAATTATTTCCGAAGCCATGGAAACCGTGGGCAAGGAAGGGGTGATTACCGTTGAAGAGGCCAAAAGCATGGAAACGACTCTGGAAACGGTTGAAGGCATGCAGTTTGACCGCGGCTACCTGTCCCCCTACTTCGTGACCAATACCAGCAAGATGCTGGTGGAATTAAAAGACCCCCTGATTTTAATCCACGAGAAAAAGATATCCGCCATGAAGGAGTTTCTGCCGGTTCTGGAAAAAATCGCCCAGAGCGGCAAGCCCCTGCTGATCATCGCCGAGGATGTGGAGGGAGAAGCCCTGGCGACACTGATTATTAACAAGCTCCGGGGCACCCTGCGTGTAGCGGCCGTTAAAGCTCCCGGTTTCGGAGATCGTCGCAGGGCCATGCTGGAAGATATTGCCGTTCTTACCGGCGGACAGGTGATTTCCGAAGACACGGGAACGAAGCTGGAAAATATCACCTTTGACCAGCTGGGCCAGTGCAAAACCGTGAAAATCGACAAGGACAACACCACCGTTATTGACGGCGCCGGGAAGAAGAAAGATGTGGAAACCCGCATCAAACAGATCCGCGCGCAGATCGAAGAAACCACCTCCGATTACGATCGGGAAAAACTTCAGGAGCGGCTGGCCAAGCTGGTCGGGGGCGTGGCCGTACTGCATGTGGGCGCCGCTACCGAAACCGAAATGAAGGAGAAAAAAGCCCGGGTAGAGGACGCCCTGAATGCCACCCGCGCGGCCGTGGAGGAAGGCATCGTTCCCGGCGGCGGCGTGGCCCTGGTCCGCTGCATTGCGGCCCTCGACAAAGTGGCCGTGAAGGGAGAGGAAAAGCACGGCATCAAAATTTTGAAAAGAGCGCTGGAAGAGCCTCTGCGGCAGATTGTCGGCAATGCCGGTTATGACGGAAGCGTGGTCATCAACCGGGTCAAAGAGGGAAAAAACGATTTCGGTTTTAATGCCGCTACCGAGGAGTACGAAAACCTCATCGCTGCCGGGGTGATTGATCCCACCAAGGTCGTCCGTTCGGCTCTTCAGAACGCCGCCTCGGTGGTTGGATTAATGCTGACCACCGAAGCCATGATCGCGGAAAAACCGGAAAAGAAAAAAGCCCCGGCCATGCCGGCCGGCGGCGGAATGGATGACGATATGTACTAATCCGGACGGTTCGGAGTTGATCGTTTTTTTATCGCTGGGAGAACGGATTGCCCGTTCTCCCAGCTTTTTTTTGTCGTCGCCGGGTATCGGCGTGTCCGCCTCCTTCGAGGATCCCCGGGAATTTGCCCCTTTTCAAAGAAAGTAAAGCCCGCCTTTTGCAAGACGGGCTTTACCCCTGGTCCTCCCTGACCAGATAATCATTTCCCTCCTGGAAATGATCTGCTGCACGCCCGGCTTGAAGTTCTTCCCGCGCGGACGAATGATGGCCGTGTTCCCCCGCCGCCGCTGATTGCCGGCCGCGACTTGTCGCGTAAGAGGGATGTAAGACACACGGAATCTTGCCATTGAACTGCTTGCTGATTCGAGACGAGCAGGTGAACCTGCTCCGGCAGACAGGGGGTTGAGGGGCCTGCCATCTGCCATCATCACCGTCGTCAGGAAAACACGCCATCAATAGCACAAACAGCGATTTTCATATTCATTGACTGAAGTCTTTTCTCCCCACCCTTCGGGTTTATGCTA
It contains:
- a CDS encoding GerMN domain-containing protein gives rise to the protein MDKTKLIVYAVVCSLLTGIAVYGLMMVVPGKPTLPASRPAREKNRHGKIDVYLYFGLSADTLLVAEKQVINGAADPATFSKNIIDALIAGPVDKNLVRTMPEGTVCRAIYLTEDSTAYVDFSASIRDKLPGGSESELLAIYSIVNSLILNVDQVKKVKILIEGNEVNTMAGHIDLRQPFSANMRMIK
- the fusA gene encoding elongation factor G, which encodes MTQPTKIENLRNIGIIAHIDAGKTTVTERILYYTGRSHKMGEVHDGEAVMDWMPDEQQRGITITSAVTTCRWKHSEIQLIDTPGHVDFTIEVERSLRVLDGAVGVFCAVGGVEPQSEKVWRQADKYHVPKIAFINKMDRAGANFFGTVDMMKEKLHATPLVIQLPMGKEDAFSGIIDLVEMKAVAWDDDSLGAKFEAVDIPGEVLPTAETWREKMIEALADVDETIMNAYVAGEPVEKARILAAIRRAAITLELVPVLCGSALKNKGIQPLLDAISQFLPSPTDVPAIEGINPQTGEKVRCEPKASASLAALIFKVSMMEGRRLSYVRIYSGRIKTGDEVYNPLRGKKEKISRILQMHANKRERVEDAGPGGIVAVMGLKESSTGETLCRADRPVLLEKMEFDEPVMSIAVEPKTHADQEKLDEVLEKFAAEDPTLKVATDQDTGQRILSGMGELHLDIIISRMRREFNTMVNVGKPQVVYRETIARESTATSVFDRDIAGQHHFAEVTLKLIPASRREGNRFLVNLAPGALSPEFIPAIEQGVMESFASGPFMGYPVLDVTAVLTGGAVREGVSTPLAFTVAGSMACKDALFKGSPFLLGPVMAVDVYVPDGFLGDVIGDINSRGGKIEAIVAKAEYQELKVIAPLARMFGYSTSLRSATQGRGTFSMRFSHFDKGE
- a CDS encoding periplasmic heavy metal sensor, producing MQLSRINKISLITLLLIVTASSSAFAWGMGADCPCPQAFACGIGSGCPCGENPARWDARDDLTSDQKDQLAALNQKFIDDTAETRIALNTAYKNLAVLMRTSDPDRKSIQSVLKEISALSATLMEKQVDYQLEARKIAPDAGTGNMFRRCPKNDKPGCMRDSRKVAPGTGCPNKISNN
- a CDS encoding ATP-binding protein — encoded protein: MQRKLTLAQALLGISPFLILGIFLVLVPIFIFITIDNIKSLNQRVTEHFTGRGEALIRSFEAGARTGIMIMSWEAEKIQQLLTETTLQSDIEYIMVTDRQGKILAHSDPARVGEVYGQMPELPGKENPSQVKYHEIMDDDSKRIFEVYKRFTPVRPRLSRENLRKMVDRLPPLEPKSLPDSWCSLHFCICRSPGCPDVEQFIFAGFGMERVDAARKDHVRRSILLGGGLFLIGCAGMVSLLAFQAYRSAQLSLVRMKAFSDEVVTNMPAGLVTINAAGTVTSCNRRAAEMFSAVPDNVVGQNVESMFPAVRDLAARVVASRENISAEVESPGPEGLKRVFDVGASPVKDDSGVITGYLMLFKDLTEVRRLEKEIERSRRLAAIGKLAAGVAHEIRNPLSSIKGFATYFKEKFNGKEEVTKTADIMIYEVERLNRAVTQLLEFARPIAVDLADVSPESLISHSLRLVEQDLKNKRIECRTLIQTGRKTIRTDQDRMNQVLLNLYLNAIEAMEAGGLLTVTVADTEDENFVAIDVTDNGRGIPDTDMEQIFDPYFTTRNTGTGLGLAIVYKLIETLGGTISVSSRLGQGTTIHLRVPC
- a CDS encoding sigma-54 dependent transcriptional regulator; this encodes MKTRNTILIVDDDAGHRSMLRTLMSGWGYDLAEADDGSRAVDMVRERSFDVVLMDLKMVNMSGAEALEKIKQHNPSIPVVIMTAYSSVETAVETLKKGAYDYLTKPLDFEKLKRTVARIIESLYLKEENRDLKEKLGRRFSRENIVGNSPAMVRLLETVEQAAPSDANILLAGESGTGKELIAGAIHYNSPRKEFPFVKINCAAITETLLESELFGHEKGAFTGADRKKKGQFVQAHNGSILLDEISEMPMTMQAKLLRVLQEREVTPVGSEQTIAVDVRIIASTNKDLAEMVSRNTFRQDLFFRLNVVKLDIPPLRERKEDIPELAHHFLQVFAAKNKKTIHGFTPDTMDALLKYAWPGNVRELMNTIERAAVLSRTDYLSLQDFPLIASRVEPDDHAGDFLETIPPLPLSEVEKKAILGTLAATEGNRSEAARRLGITRKTLLKKLKEYGVA
- a CDS encoding cold shock domain-containing protein, which codes for MHKGVVKWFNDSKGFGFIEQEDGPDVFVHHSSINSSGFRSLNEGDHVTFDIEQGAKGPAAVNVTVV
- the groES gene encoding co-chaperone GroES, whose protein sequence is MKIRPLNDRILVIRTEEETKTKGGIIIPDTAKEKPFQGKVVAVGPGRVDDSGKRMPLDVKEGDKILFSKYAGTEIKINGVEHLFMKEDDILGIVE
- the groL gene encoding chaperonin GroEL (60 kDa chaperone family; promotes refolding of misfolded polypeptides especially under stressful conditions; forms two stacked rings of heptamers to form a barrel-shaped 14mer; ends can be capped by GroES; misfolded proteins enter the barrel where they are refolded when GroES binds), with product MSAKMICYGAAARQHMLNGVNQLANAVKVTLGPKGNNVVLEKSFGSPVVTKDGVTVAKEIDIEGKFENMGAQMVREVASKTSDVAGDGTTTATVLAQSIYIEGQKLVTAGINPMPIKRGIDKGVAAVIDHLKSISKPISNKKEIAQVGSISANNDDSVGEIISEAMETVGKEGVITVEEAKSMETTLETVEGMQFDRGYLSPYFVTNTSKMLVELKDPLILIHEKKISAMKEFLPVLEKIAQSGKPLLIIAEDVEGEALATLIINKLRGTLRVAAVKAPGFGDRRRAMLEDIAVLTGGQVISEDTGTKLENITFDQLGQCKTVKIDKDNTTVIDGAGKKKDVETRIKQIRAQIEETTSDYDREKLQERLAKLVGGVAVLHVGAATETEMKEKKARVEDALNATRAAVEEGIVPGGGVALVRCIAALDKVAVKGEEKHGIKILKRALEEPLRQIVGNAGYDGSVVINRVKEGKNDFGFNAATEEYENLIAAGVIDPTKVVRSALQNAASVVGLMLTTEAMIAEKPEKKKAPAMPAGGGMDDDMY